The following are from one region of the Dreissena polymorpha isolate Duluth1 chromosome 2, UMN_Dpol_1.0, whole genome shotgun sequence genome:
- the LOC127865757 gene encoding SUMO-conjugating enzyme UBC9-B isoform X1, with product MSGIAIARLTEERKAWRKDHPFGFVAKPSKNMDGTLNLLNWECLIPGKKGTIWEGGLYKIRMLFKEDYPSSPPKCKCEPPLFHPNVYPSGTVCLSLLDEEKDWRPAVTIKQILLGIQELLNEPNVKDPAQAEAYTIYCQNRVEYEKRVKEQALRFRDPSL from the exons ATGTCTGGAATCGCAATTGCACGATTGACCGAGGAAAGGAAAGCCTGGAGAAAAGATCACCCATTT GGTTTTGTTGCCAAGCCCAGCAAGAACATGGACGGCACTCTGAACCTTCTCAACTGGGAATGCTTGATACCTGGCAAGAAAGGG ACAATATGGGAAGGTGGCTTATACAAGATCAGAATGCTGTTCAAAGAAGACTACCCAAGCTCTCCCCCTAAAT GTAAATGTGAGCCCCCTCTGTTCCACCCCAATGTGTACCCATCAGGAACTGTGTGCCTATCTCTTCTTGATGAAGAAAAGGACTGGCGGCCTGCAGTCACCATCAAACAG ATTTTACTGGGTATTCAGGAGTTACTGAATGAGCCAAATGTGAAGGATCCTGCACAGGCTGAGGCTTACACCATATACTG ccAAAACAGAGTGGAATACGAGAAGAGAGTGAAAGAGCAGGCCCTACGTTTCCGCGACCCCTCGTTGTAG
- the LOC127865614 gene encoding uncharacterized protein LOC127865614, which yields MASMELWESFRDMLVETCIEAARKVAGIPLPICLAIFVGILTILLLRMLHQAYLSGPDITTFTNAENTRHGIRCDQDVHQDVIDAAEWIQEEPHAKINAALTYTKQNVKIEPAEVVNAIRHEIESSQIDVTERVDAAVIDSTREVKYALNTGFDSLKLNIESSQMVITEHLCTAIIDSTLEMHSTLSTEVDILKHSIESTQIDVTNSIDNAVFDGVREVKYSINTELESVSRNIKSVKNEINERIDTVLMDVERNIISRIDSKFECSEIKQEDEYAKECKELLHRLKQHYQDTLSNVPVSPLVQSHDMNILEFFVPPCVKRILCKKGGRQRQKFQVHTYRDMLFVENKIHRYVYMQGEPGVGKSTFMSKFVLDWSRTVVFESQHAETNVSFGDVDTLQAFRFLFHVSLRDSREQREVLEMIKEQIIDRIYSGDRREKAYKLIVKILETETCCVNMDGLDEWTDFKGKLAVPIVATCYPQCTVLITTRPWKLVDERIKDSHIDCLLEIEGIKEPDMLIELILTSLHHEKPMEACVKVSEYIHKCNLTKFLMSPIDNLNGNETTALKDLLLTNKSNVRTLIIDNNALHENDVLNVLASSAGLIETFCSIGNPEFCKALENTNVQTLALTKCIAYLILVPFNRFETRSKLCRV from the exons ATGGCGAGTATGGAACTATGGGAGTCATTTCGGGACATGTTAGTGGAAACGTGTATCGAGGCAGCAAGGAAGGTTGCAGGCATACCTTTACCAATATGCTTAGCCATATTTGTCGGTATACTGACGATTCTACTCCTAAGAATGCTTCACCAGGCGTACCTCAGCGGACCTGACATAACCACATTTACGAATGCTGAAAACACAAGGCATGGTATCAGATGTGACCAAGATGTACACCAAGACGTAATAGATGCAGCGGAATGGATTCAAGAGGAGCCCCATGCTAAAATAAACGCGGCTTTAACATATACTAAACAAAACGTAAAGATAGAACCTGCTGAGGTGGTAAACGCTATAAGACATGAAATCGAATCTTCTCAAATTGATGTCACCGAACGTGTCGATGCGGCCGTAATAGATTCTACAAGAGAAGTCAAATATGCACTGAATACTGGATTTGATTCTCTAAAATTGAACATCGAATCTTCTCAAATGGTTATAACTGAGCATCTATGTACAGCAATCATAGACAGTACGCTAGAAATGCACTCTACACTTAGTACAGAAGTAGATATATTGAAGCATTCGATAGAATCAACCCAAATAGATGTGACAAATAGCATAGACAATGCAGTTTTTGATGGGGTGCGTGAAGTAAAGTATTCTATAAATACAGAACTGGAATCAGTGAGTCGTAATATCAAATCAGTGAAGAATGAAATAAACGAGCGTATTGACACTGTATTAATGGATGTGGAACGTAACATCATATCGCGTATTGACTCGAAGTTTGAATGTTCTGAAATAAAGCAAGAGGATGAATACGCTAAAGAATGTAAAG AGTTGCTGCATCGCTTAAAACAGCATTACCAGGATACGTTATCCAATGTGCCCGTTTCCCCATTGGTGCAAAGTCACGACATGAACATTTTGGAATTCTTTGTTCCACCATGCGTAAAACGTATCTTATGCAAGAAAGGTGGAAGGCAACGACAAAAGTTTCAGGTTCACACATACAGAGACATGCTGTTTGTGGAAAACAAGATTCATCGGTATGTGTACATGCAAGGGGAACCGGGCGTTGGGAAGTCTACGTTTATGTCCAAGTTCGTGCTAGATTGGAGCAGAACAGTGGTTTTTGAATCACAGCATGCCGAGACAAACGTTTCTTTTGGCGATGTGGACACCTTACAAGCTTTCAGATTCCTCTTCCACGTCTCATTGAGGGATTCGAGGGAGCAACGTGAAGTGTTGGAAATGATAAAAGAACAAATTATCGATAGAATATATTCGGGAGATAGACGTGAAAAAGCGTACAAACTTATTGTAAAAATATTAGAGACAGAGACTTGCtgtgtgaacatggatggtctcGACGAATGGACTGATTTCAAAGGAAAACTTGCTGTACCTATAGTGGCCACTTGTTACCCTCAGTGCACTGTGTTGATTACCACAAGACCCTGGAAACTGGTCGATGAACGTATCAAAGATTCTCACATTGACTGCCTTCTAGAAATTGAAGGCATAAAAGAACCAGATATGCTAATAGAGCTGATACTCACGAGTTTGCACCACGAAAAGCCAATGGAAGCATGTGTAAAAGTTAGTgaatatattcataaatgtaattTAACAAAATTCCTTATGTcaccgat TGACAACCTGAATGGTAATGAAACAACAGCTTTGAAAGACTTGCTATTGACAAACAAGTCCAATGTTCGTACCCTCATAATAGACAATAACGCACTGCATGAAAACGACGTACTGAATGTCCTTGCATCTTCAGCTGGATTGATCGAGACATTTTGTTCAATAGGTAATCCCGAATTCTGTAAGGCATTGGAGAATACAAATGTGCAGACACTGGCTCTCACGAAA TGCATTGCATACTTGATTCTTGTGCCGTTCAATCGCTTCGAGACCAGGAGCAAACTGTGTCGAGTCTAG
- the LOC127865757 gene encoding SUMO-conjugating enzyme UBC9-B isoform X2, giving the protein MDGTLNLLNWECLIPGKKGTIWEGGLYKIRMLFKEDYPSSPPKCKCEPPLFHPNVYPSGTVCLSLLDEEKDWRPAVTIKQILLGIQELLNEPNVKDPAQAEAYTIYCQNRVEYEKRVKEQALRFRDPSL; this is encoded by the exons ATGGACGGCACTCTGAACCTTCTCAACTGGGAATGCTTGATACCTGGCAAGAAAGGG ACAATATGGGAAGGTGGCTTATACAAGATCAGAATGCTGTTCAAAGAAGACTACCCAAGCTCTCCCCCTAAAT GTAAATGTGAGCCCCCTCTGTTCCACCCCAATGTGTACCCATCAGGAACTGTGTGCCTATCTCTTCTTGATGAAGAAAAGGACTGGCGGCCTGCAGTCACCATCAAACAG ATTTTACTGGGTATTCAGGAGTTACTGAATGAGCCAAATGTGAAGGATCCTGCACAGGCTGAGGCTTACACCATATACTG ccAAAACAGAGTGGAATACGAGAAGAGAGTGAAAGAGCAGGCCCTACGTTTCCGCGACCCCTCGTTGTAG